Sequence from the Amycolatopsis sp. NBC_00345 genome:
TCTACACCTGCCTGCCGCTGTTCCACGGCGCCGCGCAGGTCAACCTCTGCCTGCACGCCCTCTCCGCCGGGGCGACCCTGGTGCTCGGCCGCCGGTTCAGCGCGAGCCGGTTCTGGAACGAGGTCCGCACGCACCGGGTCACCCAGTTCAACGCGCTCGGTTCGATCCTGCCCATGCTGCTGGCCCAGCCGCCGTCCGCCCGGGACCGCGATCACCAGGCGCGCAAGGCGTTCGCCGCGCCCGCGCCACCACAGGTGCTGCACCCGTTCGAGGAACGCTTCGGCGTACACCTCGTCGAGGGCTACGGGCTGACGGAGATCAAGAACGTCCTGTACAACCCGCTCGACGCGCGTAAGGTCGGCTCGATCGGCCTGCCCACCGAATCCTCCATCGTGGCGGTTCACGACGAGGCGGGCCGGCGCACCGGGCCGGGGCAGGCCGGGGAGATCGTGTACCGGCCACGCCTGCCGCACGTCATGTTCTCCGGCTACCACCGAGATCCGGAAGCGACGCTCGCGACGATCCAGGACCTGTGGTGGCACACCGGGGATCTGGGCTACACCGACGAAGACGGCTACTTCTATTTCCTCGACCGCAAGAAGGACGCGCTGCGCCGCCGCGGCGAGAACATCTCCTCCCACGAGGTCGAGTCGGTCCTGCTGGCCTACCCCGGCGTGACCGCGGCGGCCGCGATCGGCACGCCCTCGGACCTCGGCGAAGACGAGGTGCTCGCCGTCGTACAGCTGGAATCCGGGCAGCGGCTGGACTTCGCCAAGCTGTTCGCGCACTGCGACGCGTCCATGCCGCACTTCATGGTTCCCCGCTACTACCGCGTCGTCGACCAGCTACCCGTCACGCCGACCGGCAAGGTGGGCAAGGCCGACCTTCGCGGCCAGGGCCGGGGCGACGCCTGGGACGCGCACGCCGCCGGGCTCACCCCGACCCGTCACGTCTGAAGGAAACCGCGCCTGCCGGAAACACCGTCTGAAGGAACCAGTGCCTGAAGGAAACGCCATGCCCCCAGAAGTACGCATCCGCGAGATCGCGCCCCGCCTGGCCTTCCAGGACCATCTCGTCCCGGCCGAGGTGAAGATCGAGCTCTGCCGACGGCTCCTCGACGCCGGGATCCGCGCCTTCGAGCTGTCTTCCTTCGTCCGGCCCGACCTGATCCCGGGCCTCGCCGACGCCGAGGCGGTGTTCGCGAACGTGCCGCGCGTTCCCGGGCTCAGCCTCGGCTGCTGCGTCGGCAACACCCGCGGGCTCGCCCGCGCCGTCGACGCGGGTGCCGGCACCGCGGCGTTCCTGCTGTCCGCCGACGAAGAGTTCGCCCGCGCCAACATCGGCCGGTCCACAGAGGACTCATTGGCGGAGCTGGAACGCATGGCCGCGTTCGCCGCGGACCGCGACATCGTGCTCAGCACCTACGTCATCTTCGCGTGGGGCGGCCCCACCGGTCCCGGACGCGGCGCCGAACACCTCGAACCGCTGGCCCGGCGGCTCATCGAGATCGGCGTGGATCACTGGATCCTCGCCGACTCCGCCGGGTACGCCGCACCGCCCCAGATCCGCGAGCTCGTCACCGCGGCGCTCGCACACGTGCCCGCCGAGAACCTCACCGTCCAGATCCACGACGACCGCGGCCTGGGGCTGGCCGCCCTGCTGCCGCTGCTCGACCTCGGCGTCCGCCACTTCGACACCGCCCTCGCGGGCAGCGGCGGCCATCCCGCGATCCCCGGCCACCGGGGCGGCGGCCTCTGCACCGAGGACGCCGTGCAGCTGCTCGAACTGTCCGGTGTGGACACCGGCGTCGACCTGCCGCGGCTGATCGAGGCCGCGAACTGGCTGGCCACCGAGATCGGTGTGCCCGGCAAGGGATTCGTCCGGCACACCGGTGCCGTGCCCGGCCTCGGTCAAGCCGTGCCGCCCCTCGACTTCTCTTGGTGAAGACCACCATCCCGACTAGGAGGACCAGTGACGAAACCAGCGTTGCCCCGCGTTCCGACGGTGATCGTGGCCGGCACCGGACTGGCCGGGCTCTCCGCGGCGATCTCCGCGCGCGAGGCCGGGGCGAACGTGCTGCTCCTGGAGAAAGGCGGCCGCGAAGACGTCGGTGGCAACGCCGCGTTTTCCGGCGGGCTGTTCCTGTTCTGCTACGACGGGCCGGACGACCTGACGTCGATCACCCAGGACTTCGAGCCGGGCATGCGGGCCGACCGGATCGAGGCGCCGCCCTTCACCAGCGCCGCCTACGCGGCCGAGCTGATGGCGATGAGCAGCGATCAAGCCGACCGTCGACTGATCGACGCGCTCGCGGAACGCTCGCTGGACACTGTCCGGTGGCTCACGACGAAAGGGGTGCGATTCACGTTCAACCGCACCCTGGGCGCGGCAGTGCACGACGACGTTCTGCGGGTGCCGCCCGGTCAGGTCCTGACCAGTTCGGGTGAGGGGATGTCGCGCGGATTCGAGGTGATCAAGCCCCTGCTTCGGCACGCCGAGGCCATCGGCGTCGAGAGCCGCTGGTACACCCCGCTGGTGGACGTGGTCCGCGACAACGGCCAGGTCACCGGCGTCACGGCCGGCGACACCGGCGAGTTCTTGGCGGCCGACGCCGTGGTGATCGCCAGCGGCGGTTTCCAGGCCAGTCGTGAGCTCCGCCGCCGGTTTCTGGGGCAGGAATGGGAAACGGTCCGGCTGCGCGGATCCCGGCTGTCCACCGGCGACGGCATCTCGGCCGCGCTCCGGGCCGGGGCGGGCAAAGCCGGGACCTGGTCGAAAGCCCACTCGGCCGCGGTCGACCCGACCATGCCCTCACCCCAGCGCAGCGAGGCGTCCCCGCCGTACCCGTTGCACGGCTTCTGGCTCGGCGTGCTCGTCAACCGCGACGGCGAGCGGTTCGTGGACGAGGGCCCCGGCCCGTGGGTCAAGAACTATTCGAGGATGGGCAAGGCGATCAGGCCCCAGCCCGGCCACGAGGCGTTCGAGATCTTCGATCAGCGCACCGCCGCGCGCGTGGCCGACGAGTTCGCCGGAGCGGCTGTGCCGGTCACCGCGCCCACCATTCCCGAACTCGCCGAGCGGCTCGGGCTGCCCGCCGACCGGCTCGCGCACACCATCGAGACGTACAACCGCGCCTGCCAGCCTGACGACGGCATCGCCGAAGACCGTGGCACAGCGGGCATCGACCCGCCCAAGTCGCACTGGGCCGCGCCGCTGGACCAGCCGCCGTTCGTCGCCTACCACGCGGTCGCCGGGCTCACCTTCAGCTTCGGCGGCGTGCGGATCGACCCCGACGGCCGAGCGCTCGATCCTGACGGGACAGTGGTGCCCGGCCTGTACGCGGCGGGCGAAGCCACCGGCGGATTGTTCTACGGCGACTACCCCGGGGGTGCCGCCCTCATGCGGGCCGCCGTGTTCGGCCGGGCGGCCGGGCGAACCGCCGTGGCCGAAGCAATGGTGTCGGATCAGTGAATCCCGGCCGATCGGCACCGTCCGAATCGGACAGTTCCGGCCGGGCACCGGGAGGACGGGTGGCGAAGCGCGGTCAACAATCCGGACAGGGCCGGGGCGCGGTCGAGACCTCCGCCAGCACGTCGGCGATGTGCTCACTCATGACGTGTCCGCCTCGACGGTGGCCGGGGTAGCGTTTTACGATAAGGATGCTTACACTAGGTTCGCATGCTTACTACATCAACGGCCCCGGGACTCCAGACACTCAAGCCGCTCCGGAAAGGACCTTCGCGATGCTGTACGAACTCACCAAGCTCGCGCTCAAGCTCTACACCGTGCCGAAAGCCCTCTCCGCCCTGGAGTCCTACACCACGACCGGCACCGCGCACGGCCGGCTGCTCGGCTGCTGGGAGACCGAGCACGGCGTCATCGTCGGCCGGCTGCTCCTGCTCCGGGAGTTCGACGACGCCGGCGCGCTCGCCGACGAACGGCAGCGCGTCCTGACCAGCTCCGACCCCTTCGGCATCGGCGAGCACCTCGAGTCCTTCGAGGTCGAAAGCTACGCGCAGTTTCCGTTCCTGCCGCCGATCCGTCCCGGCCGGTTCGGCGACGTCTACGAGTTCCGCACCTACCGGCTCAAGGTCGGCGGGCTCGTGCCGACGATGGCGGGCTGGGAGGCCGCGGTGCCGGAGCGCACCAAGCTCTTTCCGCTCACCACCGCGATGTACGGCCTGGACGGCGCGCCCCGGATCACCCACATCTGGCCCTTCCCCAGCCTCGATGAACGGCTGGCGATCCGGCGGACGTCCTACGAGCGCGGGATCTGGCCACCCGTCAACGGCCCGGAGAACATCGCGCACGCGACCTCCACCATCGCCTTCCCCGTCGGCTTCTCCCCGCTGTCCTGAAACTGTCCTGAAAACCGGCGCACCGGCCGAGCGGGGACCCCTCCCGGGCCCGGGTCGATAGACTGCGTCGCATGACGGAGCTGGTAGGGCCTCCGGCCCCGGCCGGGCGGACGCCCAGGCGCCGGCGCTGGCCGTGGCTGATGCTGGCCGTGGTGGTGCTGGCCGGGGCGGGCGTCACCGTTTTCCTGCTGTCCCGTCCGGCGGCGAGGCCAACTGATCCCCATGGCATCGCGGAGGCCGTTGTCGCGGCGATGACCCAGTCGCCGAGCGCCGAGCTGCGCAGTTACCAATGCCCGCCGGGACCGTCCGATCCGCCGGCGGGCGACCCGGTCTACGACGCGGGCTCCTACACCCTCGGTGACGAGCTCCACCTGTCCGCCGACATCGAGATCGCGAAGGTGCTGAACCCGAACGACCCGGACGTGCGCTATTCGCTGTACCTGGTCAACTACCACGGCGGCTGGTGCCTCGGCACTCTCGCCAGGTGCAGCCGCACCAAGGACGGCAGCTACCTCGTCACGGGCGGCCCGTTCTGCCACGAGGCGTATCCGGAGATCCCGGCCTACTGACGGAATCCTGCTTCACGGGAGAGCCCGGGTCAGCCAGACCACTTCACCCTTGCCAGCTTCCGCCCGGTCGCGATCGCCGCGTCGAGCACCGCGCGCGCCGGACCAAGCCGGAACAACTCGTAAGCAATCTCCGGCCCTCAATGGTCACCCGGCCGATGATCAGCCCGCACTATCCGATGAAGGCACCCTCGACGCAGCGGCCATCGGCGGGTATGAGGTCACGTCTGCCAACCTACGAGACCACCAGGTGTGCGAAAACCACGGTGTTGTCCCGGTATTGCCGGGTGTTCCGGTCGAAGCTGCCGCCGCAGGTGATCAGCCGCAAGGACGGTTGCGGGGTGTAGCCGTAGACGGTCTGCTGGGGGAAGCCGGATTTCGGGTACGCCTTCACCGCGTCGATGGCGAACGTGGTCACTGTGTGGTCGGCGCGGACGACCCGCACCTGCTCTCCGGGCTTCAGGCCACCGAGGTCGAAGAACACCGACGGTCCGTTCCGGGCGGAGTCGATGTGCCCGAGGATCACCGATGGCCCGACCTCGCCGGGGGCCGGCGAGCCGCGGAACCAGGCGGGCTGGTCGTACTGCGACCCCTCTTGGGGAACCTGCACGGTGCCGTCCGGGTTCAAGCCCACCTCGTTGACCACGGACGACACCCCGATCGCCGGGATCGAGATGGACACCGGCGGGGACGCGGGCAGGCCAGGCGTCGCCGTGAGACCCGGGCTCTGGGGCGGCGGGCCGACGACGGGTACCGCCTGGGCCGGCTCCGGTGCGCTCTGCTGATCAGTGAGCGCGTAACCGATCGCGGATGCCCCGGCCAACGCGAGGACAGCGGCGAACACGATCGCCATCCGGCGCCACCCGGGTGGCTTTCCGTTGGTGGGCTTTGACATCACAACACCCGATCCGGCCGAAGTGGACGGTCCCGCGGGCCGGCAGTGAAGGCCGGCCCGCGAGATCAGAAGAACGCGGGACCAGAAGAACTCAGTGGCGGTCGGTGGCGCGAGCCGCCCCGCGCCGCCGGATCACGACGAACCCCGTCGCCGCCGCGAGCAGCACTGCCGCCGCGCCGCCGGTGAGCAGGCCGGTGTGCTCCAGGCCGGCCGTGCTGCCACCGCCGGTGTCGACCCCACCTGCGGGCATCTGCTTCATATGCCCCGGCAGCGCGACCACGATCGTCGCGATACCGATGGTGATGCCGCCCTTCAGCGCGTCGGTCTTGAACGCGCCGTTCAACGCCTGGGCCGCACCGTCGGACAGCTTGACCGTGGTGCCGGTCAAGGTCGCGGTGCCGGCCGCCGCGTCCGTGGTAATCGGCTTGAGCGTCGAGCCGTCCAGGTCGAACAGCACCGTGCTCGGCGCGACGACCTGGCCGCCCGCCTGCACACGCCCGCTCAGCGTGGCCGGTTTGCCCGGGTCGACGACGAAGTTGTCCAGCTCCACCTCCGTGTCACCCTTGGTCAGCTTCAGCCCGCTCCCCTGGTGCTCGATGCTGCCCTGGACGTACGGGTCCTCCTCGCCCGGCTGGTAAACGGTCACGTGGCCGCCGGTGATCGGGAACGACGCGACGCCGTCCTTCACGCTCGCGGTACCCGAAGGAGACGGCGCGACGCCCAGCGACTGCAACGCACTCACGAACCCCGAGTCCAGCGCCACCGACGTGGACTCGCCGGTCAGAGCGGGAATCGACGCCACCGGGGTGGCCGCCGAAGCGGTCACCAGGCCGTTGCCCCATCCGCCCAGGGTCAGCGCCGCGGCACCGGCCAGCACCAGTGCGGCACCTCGTCGTGTCTTGTTCATCCTCAGCTCCTCGACTCGCTTGATCCGGCGAGGTCTGGGCCGAGATGTCAGTGCTTATTCGTCGCCGGCGCGGGTTTGGCTTGGTGGAGCGGCACAATCCCGCAGCCGGGCCGCGAGCGACCGCCGGGGAGCGCGCCGCCCGGTCGGCGGCGGTGTCAGCAGGGACCCGGCCCAGCGGTCGGCCCAGCCGGACGGCAGCCGCGGTGCCGGAGCGTCGACCGGCCGGCTCACTGTTTGTTCACGGCCGGCCCGCTCGCGAGCGGTCGGCCGAAAACCGGATATCGCCATAAGTGCTCTCCCCGTTCGAGGCGAGACCACCGGGTTCTGGAGCGGCTCAGGACGTGCCCGCACTGTCACGCGGATATTCACGGCAAACGCCGGTCCGGCCGGGTGGGCAGCCCGGCACAGGGTGATTCGCAGCCCTCCGGACGCCGGATTGGGTGCTCCACCGCAGTACGTGCCAACCGGGAAACGGAGTGCGAGCGAGGTAGGGTGAGGTGGATACCGCCGGGGCGCCCAGAGCCTGCTCTCAGACGTGCATCGTCCAGCACCAGGCCGCCCCGTGCGCCGCGCTCGTGTTCCGTTCGGTCGGGACCGGGAGTGGCCGGCAACCATCACGAGCCGATCGTGATACCGAATCGGCCCTACGCACCCGGAACGCCCGGCTGGTTCATCGACCGGGCGGAATGGGTACTTCACCCACAGGTTGGAAAACAGCCACGCCCGGGACCCCGGCGGACGCAGGACCGACCAGTCCGAAACTGTCCACTGAGGATTCATCATGACTACGTCCCGAACGGCTTCAGCCGGCCCCAGCGGCGGGACCGCCGGCCTTTCCCCACCTCACTCAGCACTGGACGTGGCCGGTTTCCCCGACCTTCAGCGGATCGTGGCCGGCGCCGGCCTGCTGGGCCGGCGTCGTGGTTATTACGGCGTGAAGGTCGGTTTGACGCTGCTGGCCTTCGCCGGCGGGTGCGCCGCCTTCGTGCTGCTGGGCGACAGCTGGTGGCAACTGTTCACGGCCGCGTTCTTCGCGGTGATGTCCACCCAGCTCGCCTTCGTCGGCCACGACGCCGGCCACCGGCAGATCTTCCGCACCCGGCAGGCCAACAACGCCGTCGGCTACGCGCACGCCGGGCTCGTCGGCATCAGCTTCGGCTGGTGGATCGACAAGCACAACCGGCACCACACCAGCCCGAACCACGAGCAGGACGATCCCGACCTCGACATCCCCATGCTGGCGTTCACCACCACGCAGTCCCGCGACCGGAAATGGTTCGTCCGGTTCACCGCCCGGTACCAGGCGTTCCTGTTCTTCCCGCTGCTGCTGCTCGAAGGGCTCAACCTGCACTGGGCCAGCGCCACGGCGGTCTGGCGCGGCACCGTCAAGGCCCGCCGGCTGGAGGCGGCGCTGTTGCTGCTGCACACGGCCGGGTACCTGACCGCGGTGTTCCTCGTCCTGTCGCCGCCGGTGGCGGTGCTGTTCATCGCCGTGCACCAGGGGCTGTGGGGCGTGTACATGGGCTGTTCCTTCGCCCCCGGGCACAAGGGCATGCCCACCTACACCGACGGCACCGCGCCGGACTTCCTGCGCCGGCAGGTGCTCAGCAGCCGCAACGTCCGCGGTGGCCCGATGGTCGACTTCGCCCTCGGCGGCCTGAACTACCAGGTGGAACACCACCTGTTCCCGAGCATGCCCCGGGCCAACCTGCGGGCCGCCCAGCGCCTGGTCCGGCAGTTCTGCAGCCAGCACGGCATCGAGTACACCCAGTGCGGCCTCCTGCGGTCCTACGGCCACGTCCTGCAGCACCTGCACCGCGTCGGCGCGCCCCTGCGCGTCCGGACCGCGAGGGGTGACCTCACGTGAACCAGGCCCGGCGGCTTCCCGGTCCCGTGGCGGACAGCTGGGAATGGCAGCTGCGAGGGGCCTGCCGCGGCTGCCCGGTACTGGCCCAGTGCCGGGCGCACGCCCTGACCGCGCAGGAACTGTACGGCGTGTGGGGCGGCTTGTCCGAGACCGATCGCCGCGCCTCCAGCCTGTCGGCCGGGTACTGACATGCCACCCGCGCGATGAGCACCGAACGGCACGTCGAGCTGCTGGGCCTGCTCGACACCGGCAACAAAGACCCCGCGACGCTGCTGCGGCGGGTGTGCAGCCTCAGCGTCGAGGTCTGCGCGGTCACCGGCGCGGCAGTGACCGTCCAGGGCGGCGACGACAACACCGCGCAGGCGGTGGCCTGCGCGACCGACGGGACCAGCCTGGTCCTCGACGATCTGCAGCGCACAGTCGGCGAAGGACCCAGGCTCGCGGCGCACAAGCACGGCGGCCCCGTACTGGTCGCCGATCTGGCGGCCGCGGGCGCCCGCTGGCCCGGCTTCGCCCCCGGAGCCAGGGCCGCCGGGGTGGCCGCGGTGTTCTCGTTCCCGCTGCGTGTCGGCGCGGTCCGGCTCGGGACGCTCGACCTGTACCGCACCAGCACGGGTTCCCTGAGCCGGGCCGGGCTACGGGACGCGCTGGTGCTGGCCGACATCGCCACGCACGCCGTCCTCGACGACCTGCGCAGCCCGGACCCGATGGACATCGGCTGGCTCTCCGACGTCCACCCGGTGGTCCACCAGGCCACCGGGGCCGTCACCGCGCAGCTGGACGTGAGCATGCGCGACGCGTTGCTGCTCATCCGCGCCCACGCCTACGCCCATCAGACGCCGCTGGACCAGGTGTCCCGGCAGATCATCGACCACCAACTCCGGCTCAAGACAGGAGACTGACCCATGTCCGAACACCAGGCCCGGACCCTCCCGGACACGGCCCCGGCCCCCGGCCGCGAACAGCGGCTGGCCGACACCTTCGTCGCGCTCGCCGACACCATGGTCGACGACTTCGACGTGCTGGAGTTCCTGCACATGCTGTGCGACCAGTGCGTCGCGCTGCTCGAGGTGTCCGCGGCCGGGGTGATCCTGCTCGACGAGCGCGGCGGGCTCCGCATGGCGGCCGCGTCCTCGGAACGCGCGGAGGTGCTGGAGATGTTCGCCGTGCAGACCGACGACGGGCCCTGCATCGACTGCGTGCGCAGCGGCACCCCGGTCGCGAGCGCGGACCTCACCGCGGACACCGCCCGCTGGCCACGCTTCGCCGCGGCCGCGCACGAATGCGGATTCCGTGCTGTGCAAGCGGTTCCGATGCGGCTGCGCCAGCAGGTCATCGGCGTGCTGACCCTGCTCAAGGTCGACCAGAACGGGGTCGACGACACCAGCACCCGGCTCGGCCAGGCCCTCGCCGACGTCGCCACCATCGGTTTGCTGCAGCAACGCGCCATCGGCAGCGCGGACCTGCTCGCCGAGCAGCTGCAGACCGCGCTCAACAGCCGGGTCATCATCGAACAGGCCAAAGGCGTGCTCTCCGTCCGCGGCGGCGACCTCGACATGGAAACAGCGTTCGCCGCCCTGCGCGGCTACGCCCGCTCCCACAACCAGCGCCTCTCGGAACTCGCCCGCGCCGTGGCGGAAGGCACCGCGGACATCGCCGAAATCCTTGCGCAGCACACCCGCGCTTAGATCGCCCGCGTGTCCGTCAGGCCGTCGGCCGCGCGAGCAGCTCGCGCACGGTCTGCGGTTCACGGCCGAGGAGGGTGCCGAGCAGCGGGTCGACCCCGGCGAAGAAGCCGTCGCGGGCGGCCTCGTACATGCCGAGCAGGAAGCGCGCCATGGTCTCCTGCTGCCCCGCGGCGACCTGGGTGGCGATCCACTCGTCGCTACTGATCACCGCGAGCTTGATCGTGCGGCCGGTCAGCTCGGACGCGATCGCCGCGACGTCCTCGAACGTGGGCGCGGCGGCGGCGGTGAGGGTCGTGGGGCCGTCGTAAGCGCCGTTCGAGGCAAGGATGACGGCCGCGGCCTCGGCAGCGTCCTCGCGAGCCGTCCAGGACACCGGTCCGTCCGCCGGAACCTCGATGACGCCGGTGTCGCGCCACGGCCCCGCCAGCAAGTTGAGGCTGTGCGCGTAGAAGCCATTGCGCAGCGACGTCCAGGCGACGCCGGACTCGGCCAGCAGTTGCTCGGTCGCCGCGTGATCACGCCCCGGCCAGAACGGTGTGTCGAGCGCGGCGCCCTGATGGCTCGTGTACAGGATCCGCCCGGCTCCGGCGCTGACGGCGGCGTTGACGGCGGTGCGGTGCAGGCTCACCCCGTCGGCGGCCGGGTCGTTCGACGACACCAGAAGCACCTGGTCGGCGCCCTCGAACGCGCCCGGCAGCGAGTCCGGTTCGGCGTAGTCGCCGCGCCGCACGGTGACGCCGCGGTCCGCGAAACGCTGGGCTTTGGCGGTGTCGCGCGCGACGACGACCAGCTCCTCCGCCGGCACATGGCCGAGAAGGTGGTCGACAGTCGCGCCGTTGAGTGCGCCGGTCGCTCCGGTGATGACGATCATGGTCAGCCTTCCGTTAACGATGGAATCAGTTTGATGATACCAACGGAAACAGACGGTAGCAGTGATGCGTTATCATTGGCAACATGATCGAGACGACCAGCAGCCGGAGCGAAACGCGGTCGAAGATCGTCGACGTCGCGGCGCGGCTGCTCCGAGAGCAAGGACCGGCGGCAGTCACCACGCGCGGGGTCGCGGAGGGAGCCGGGGTGCAGGCGCCGACGATCTACCGCCTGTTCGGCGACAAGGACGGCCTGCTCGACGCCGTGGCCGAGCACGTGATGGCCACCTACGTCTCCACCAAGGCCGCGATCGTGGAGGCCGCGTCGGCCGGGGACGTCGACCCCATCGACGATCTGCGCGCCGGGTGGGAAATGCAGATCGGCTTCGGCGTCGCGAACCCGACGCTCTTCGTCCTCCTGAGCGACCCGGCGCGGGCGCTGCGCTCGCCCGCGACGCAATCGGGCCAGCACGTGCTGGCATCGCGAGTCCACCGGGTCGCGCTGACCGGGCGGCTGCGGGTCAGCGAAAAGCGCGCGGTCGACCTGATCCACGCGGCCGGCACCGGCGCCGTGCTCACGCTCCTGTCGACGCCGCCCGAGCAACGCGATCCTCAACTGGCCGACGACCTCTTCGACACCGTTCTCCGGCGCATCGTCACGGACGCTCCCGAACGCCCCGAAACCAGTCCCGCGGCATCAGCGGTCGCCGTACGCGCCATCGCGTCCCAGCTCACCATGCTGAGCGACGCCGAACGGCAGCTCCTGACCGAGTGGCTCGACCGCGCAATCGGTGCCCTGTAAGCGATCCTCGCGAGCAGGCCGGGCTGCTGCGCGACGGGGCATCCCCGGCACCTTGGTCCGCATGATGATCGGCTTAATCCACAGGCGCGCCGGGCGACCGGTTGTCCAGCAAGTGGCGGGTGTAGTCGTAGAGACGGCGGGCGTCCTCGATGGTTGACACCTCAAGGTCAAGCGGCAGAGCACGGCCCTCGTCCACCGCGGTGATACGGCCGTAGCCGCCGGGTTCCAGGAAAGGCAGGATCTCGTCGACAGCGGCTTCGACGGGCTTTCCGGTCACGCGCAGCTGGGCGATCTGGGCCGCGGTCGTCGGGTCGTGGTCACCGGCGAAGCTCGTGGAGACGGTGCCAGGGAAGTTGTTCACGTAGCGGACATTCGACGCGGGATACCGGTCGACGAAGTCCACCGCGAGCAACGCGTTCAATATCCCCGCGTGAACCATCGCGGAAAGACCGTGATAATTAGTCCGCTGCTGGAGGTCATTCCATTGTGGAGTCCCGAAACTGCCCGCACCGCCGAAATTGAGCACAACGGGGTCGCCGGCGCGATCGAGCAGGCCGATCAGCCCGTGGCTGAGCAGGAACCGGCTGAGGTAGGACAGGGCGAAGTTCGACTCCACCCCG
This genomic interval carries:
- a CDS encoding AMP-binding protein, whose amino-acid sequence is MTTAGDAGDPADDTVGGLLAARARARPGKTALVFGDTELTYGELDQAVTDVARGLIAVGATPGDSVGIFLPNRAEYLPAWFGAARAGLVEVPVNTAYKGQFLDHALRRADVRILVTEAPLLDLVADLAEPPETLHTVVLLDEARPRRTPPGVRVLSWRELLDAGDPASGLPPVGPADPVAIMLTSGTTGRSKGVVYPNRMQVVAARECAAQMGTTPDERLYTCLPLFHGAAQVNLCLHALSAGATLVLGRRFSASRFWNEVRTHRVTQFNALGSILPMLLAQPPSARDRDHQARKAFAAPAPPQVLHPFEERFGVHLVEGYGLTEIKNVLYNPLDARKVGSIGLPTESSIVAVHDEAGRRTGPGQAGEIVYRPRLPHVMFSGYHRDPEATLATIQDLWWHTGDLGYTDEDGYFYFLDRKKDALRRRGENISSHEVESVLLAYPGVTAAAAIGTPSDLGEDEVLAVVQLESGQRLDFAKLFAHCDASMPHFMVPRYYRVVDQLPVTPTGKVGKADLRGQGRGDAWDAHAAGLTPTRHV
- a CDS encoding pyruvate carboxyltransferase, with amino-acid sequence MPPEVRIREIAPRLAFQDHLVPAEVKIELCRRLLDAGIRAFELSSFVRPDLIPGLADAEAVFANVPRVPGLSLGCCVGNTRGLARAVDAGAGTAAFLLSADEEFARANIGRSTEDSLAELERMAAFAADRDIVLSTYVIFAWGGPTGPGRGAEHLEPLARRLIEIGVDHWILADSAGYAAPPQIRELVTAALAHVPAENLTVQIHDDRGLGLAALLPLLDLGVRHFDTALAGSGGHPAIPGHRGGGLCTEDAVQLLELSGVDTGVDLPRLIEAANWLATEIGVPGKGFVRHTGAVPGLGQAVPPLDFSW
- the tcuA gene encoding FAD-dependent tricarballylate dehydrogenase TcuA, which produces MTKPALPRVPTVIVAGTGLAGLSAAISAREAGANVLLLEKGGREDVGGNAAFSGGLFLFCYDGPDDLTSITQDFEPGMRADRIEAPPFTSAAYAAELMAMSSDQADRRLIDALAERSLDTVRWLTTKGVRFTFNRTLGAAVHDDVLRVPPGQVLTSSGEGMSRGFEVIKPLLRHAEAIGVESRWYTPLVDVVRDNGQVTGVTAGDTGEFLAADAVVIASGGFQASRELRRRFLGQEWETVRLRGSRLSTGDGISAALRAGAGKAGTWSKAHSAAVDPTMPSPQRSEASPPYPLHGFWLGVLVNRDGERFVDEGPGPWVKNYSRMGKAIRPQPGHEAFEIFDQRTAARVADEFAGAAVPVTAPTIPELAERLGLPADRLAHTIETYNRACQPDDGIAEDRGTAGIDPPKSHWAAPLDQPPFVAYHAVAGLTFSFGGVRIDPDGRALDPDGTVVPGLYAAGEATGGLFYGDYPGGAALMRAAVFGRAAGRTAVAEAMVSDQ
- a CDS encoding NIPSNAP family protein, which translates into the protein MLYELTKLALKLYTVPKALSALESYTTTGTAHGRLLGCWETEHGVIVGRLLLLREFDDAGALADERQRVLTSSDPFGIGEHLESFEVESYAQFPFLPPIRPGRFGDVYEFRTYRLKVGGLVPTMAGWEAAVPERTKLFPLTTAMYGLDGAPRITHIWPFPSLDERLAIRRTSYERGIWPPVNGPENIAHATSTIAFPVGFSPLS
- a CDS encoding class F sortase, with the protein product MAIVFAAVLALAGASAIGYALTDQQSAPEPAQAVPVVGPPPQSPGLTATPGLPASPPVSISIPAIGVSSVVNEVGLNPDGTVQVPQEGSQYDQPAWFRGSPAPGEVGPSVILGHIDSARNGPSVFFDLGGLKPGEQVRVVRADHTVTTFAIDAVKAYPKSGFPQQTVYGYTPQPSLRLITCGGSFDRNTRQYRDNTVVFAHLVVS
- a CDS encoding fatty acid desaturase family protein, which produces MTTSRTASAGPSGGTAGLSPPHSALDVAGFPDLQRIVAGAGLLGRRRGYYGVKVGLTLLAFAGGCAAFVLLGDSWWQLFTAAFFAVMSTQLAFVGHDAGHRQIFRTRQANNAVGYAHAGLVGISFGWWIDKHNRHHTSPNHEQDDPDLDIPMLAFTTTQSRDRKWFVRFTARYQAFLFFPLLLLEGLNLHWASATAVWRGTVKARRLEAALLLLHTAGYLTAVFLVLSPPVAVLFIAVHQGLWGVYMGCSFAPGHKGMPTYTDGTAPDFLRRQVLSSRNVRGGPMVDFALGGLNYQVEHHLFPSMPRANLRAAQRLVRQFCSQHGIEYTQCGLLRSYGHVLQHLHRVGAPLRVRTARGDLT
- a CDS encoding WhiB family transcriptional regulator, with amino-acid sequence MNQARRLPGPVADSWEWQLRGACRGCPVLAQCRAHALTAQELYGVWGGLSETDRRASSLSAGY
- a CDS encoding GAF and ANTAR domain-containing protein, which encodes MSTERHVELLGLLDTGNKDPATLLRRVCSLSVEVCAVTGAAVTVQGGDDNTAQAVACATDGTSLVLDDLQRTVGEGPRLAAHKHGGPVLVADLAAAGARWPGFAPGARAAGVAAVFSFPLRVGAVRLGTLDLYRTSTGSLSRAGLRDALVLADIATHAVLDDLRSPDPMDIGWLSDVHPVVHQATGAVTAQLDVSMRDALLLIRAHAYAHQTPLDQVSRQIIDHQLRLKTGD
- a CDS encoding GAF and ANTAR domain-containing protein, with protein sequence MSEHQARTLPDTAPAPGREQRLADTFVALADTMVDDFDVLEFLHMLCDQCVALLEVSAAGVILLDERGGLRMAAASSERAEVLEMFAVQTDDGPCIDCVRSGTPVASADLTADTARWPRFAAAAHECGFRAVQAVPMRLRQQVIGVLTLLKVDQNGVDDTSTRLGQALADVATIGLLQQRAIGSADLLAEQLQTALNSRVIIEQAKGVLSVRGGDLDMETAFAALRGYARSHNQRLSELARAVAEGTADIAEILAQHTRA